A stretch of bacterium DNA encodes these proteins:
- a CDS encoding DUF4230 domain-containing protein, whose amino-acid sequence MKKLRIPHLRLVATGAVIVVLAAVLVPLVPKIVQLVQVVTSVKHTERNALEVLKSEELSFLVTDRITSQIVVESNDSNPILGKKEGYLIAKAKLYYGIDLAKLTDADLARTNNQLVVHLPEPEELDFSVDLESMRFISKRSGLMVIADWITNADQEEALRTQFRDAALDYMKGEDLIPSKEMIIFRLTKLGEMFSEYIGVKVVFQ is encoded by the coding sequence ATGAAGAAACTCAGGATTCCTCACTTGCGGCTTGTTGCGACCGGGGCAGTCATCGTGGTGCTTGCTGCCGTGCTTGTCCCCCTGGTTCCGAAGATCGTTCAGCTTGTCCAGGTCGTAACGTCGGTAAAGCATACTGAGCGCAACGCGCTGGAAGTCCTCAAGAGCGAGGAACTAAGCTTTCTTGTGACCGATCGGATCACGTCTCAAATCGTGGTCGAGTCGAACGACAGCAACCCCATCCTCGGAAAGAAGGAGGGGTATCTGATCGCCAAGGCAAAGCTGTACTACGGAATCGACCTTGCCAAGCTGACCGACGCGGATCTGGCAAGAACTAACAATCAACTCGTGGTTCATCTTCCCGAACCGGAGGAACTGGACTTCTCTGTGGACCTTGAGTCGATGCGATTCATATCGAAACGATCTGGCTTGATGGTGATCGCCGACTGGATTACGAACGCAGATCAAGAGGAGGCATTGCGCACGCAATTCAGGGATGCTGCGCTTGACTACATGAAGGGCGAAGACCTCATCCCGTCAAAGGAAATGATCATCTTTCGCCTTACCAAGCTCGGCGAGATGTTCTCAGAGTATATCGGGGTGAAGGTCGTCTTTCAATAG